The DNA segment CGATAAAGTCGATCATGGGTGTCGGTGAGTTCAAGAAGAGTCTGCTGCTCAGCAGCGGCGCGATTGTCCAAATGGGCACCAATCCAGAAGGAGAGTTCTCGGGGTAGATCTGGCAGATCTGCTGGAAGTTCGACATGGCGACCTTGTAGTTTCGCTGTAAGCGCTACTACATCTTTTAAGGCCCCGCTTACTTGATCTTTTAATCCCATTAACCTTTCTTGGTTTATCACCGGCTCATCTTCAATCCAACTAACCATCGCCATTCGGTAAGGCGTTTCCCGCGTGGTATTGAGAAGTCGAAAGCGCTGCTGTCCGATGGTCACTATGTAACTGCGACCATCGTCACTGGTCTGATGTTGCAGCACTTCGGCACAGCACCCCACGTCAGCTGTATAACCAGTTTCAGGGTCAACTCGGATAACGCCGAAACGCCTATCAGCCTCCAACACGGACCGGAGCAACATTCGGTAGCGTGATTCGAAAATATGGAGTGGTAAGAGTTGTT comes from the Synechococcus sp. M16CYN genome and includes:
- a CDS encoding LON peptidase substrate-binding domain-containing protein, translated to MSDYSVRELPLFPLPDVVLFPQQLLPLHIFESRYRMLLRSVLEADRRFGVIRVDPETGYTADVGCCAEVLQHQTSDDGRSYIVTIGQQRFRLLNTTRETPYRMAMVSWIEDEPVINQERLMGLKDQVSGALKDVVALTAKLQGRHVELPADLPDLPRELSFWIGAHLDNRAAAEQQTLLELTDTHDRLYRQFEMLDHTRRQLAARTVLMDLK